CACAACCACTGTTAGACTATGAAAATACTACAGGGGCTTATTAGTAATTTATAAGTAGTGTAAAAGCCTATAAATATGTGATTGTGTAGCTATTATGGGGATGGAAATGAGATAGTAGAACTTCGGTTCAATTTGGAGTTTGGCACTGACTCGAAGAGTGCATCCCGATACAATTGATGTTGTAtcaattggtgctttcattgagagttgttgtatcaattggtgctttcattgagagttgagtcAGTGCCAAACTCCAAATTGAACCGAAGTTCTACTATCTCATTTCCATCCCCATAATAGCTACACAATCACATATTTATAGGCTTTTACACTACTTATAAATTACTAATAAGCCCCTGTAGTATTTTCATAGTCTAACAACCACATGTATGTATCTGAAACCTTGTGGTAAAGCATACATATAATCCCTAAAAGCAGCCTTGTGGTGTTCTGTGTGGTGATGCCATTTCCTGGAGATGatggtgtgtgtgtgtgtctaTGTATATCCTGATTAAAATGTATTGTGGATTTTTATGTAATTTGCTACTTGGTGCTTTAATTTTTGTCTTCTGTGTGAGATTGCTAAAATGAGTGCATTCTTTTCTCTGTATCATATCCAAATCAGATGGACTACAGCTCGGACGACGAATCTGATATTAGTGAATCAGAAATTAATGACTATTCTGACAAACCATATGTGGAATTGAGGGCAGGAAAGTATAAAGTCAAAGGTCCGAATGGTACTCTCAGGTGCCCCTTTTGCGCTGGGAAGAAGAAGCAAGACTACAAGTTTAAAGACCTTCTACAGCATGCCTCAGGAGTTGCCAAGGGTTCAGCTAATAGAAGTGCAAAACAGAAGGCAAACCACCTTGCTTTGGCAAACTATTTGCAAGCTGAACTAGCAAAGGAGCCAGATCATACCCAGCAGCTTGTTATCCCAAGGCCAGTTCCACAACATACTGAAGAAGTTGAACTATATGTGTGGCCTTGGACTGGCATTGTTGTTAACATTGTCAGTGAGGGTAAGGGTGAACTAACATTTCCGGATTCTGATCATTggctggcaaagtttgccaaataTAAACCTTCCAAAGTTCAAACATTTTGGAATGGAAAGGACCCAACTGCAGAGGTCATTATAGAGTTCGATGGCGACTGGAATGGTTTCATGAGCGCCTCTGAATTTGAAAAAAAGTTTGAAAAGGATGGTTTCAGCAAAAAGCATTGGATAAATGCACCTGAAATGTGCCGTGGTGCAAATATCTATGGCTGGTGTGCTCGTGCAGGTGATTACAATTCTGAAGGgcaaataggggaataccttcgCAAGAAAGGAAAGCTGACTACTATATCTGCGATTGTCAATGAAGCAACTCAGAACAGGATCAATGTTGTGGCAGACCTAGCTAATAAAATTGATATGACAAACGAGGATCTGGATGAACTGCAGTATAAGTACAATGAAAAAACAATGTCTTTAAGCAGGATACTTGAAGATAAAGATAAGCTACACCAAGCTTTCGTTGAAGGTTTATTCCTGTCTTTGTTCTATACTTGCATGTGTCTACCTGAATGTCTATAGCTATGTGGTATTCACATATCTTGTTTTAAATGTTATTACACATATAATTGTTGTCTTTATTACAGTATAAAACTGtacatgtttttttatatatcatGCTTGGATCTTGCAACTAAACCTATACTTGTCGTCCATATTTCTATTAAGGAATCTTTGCATAATGCCATCTAACTATTTAACAAATCACCTGACCAGGTATGTTCTAAATTTGCATCATCTCACCTAGCTATTGAATATATCATTCTATATGTCCATATGCAATGTGTGGCAATAGTTTTTATAATTGAAGGTTTCATTGAGCTTCAATTAGAAATACTGAACTTTTTGTACTTGATCAGAAACAAGGAAGATGCAGCGGAGTGCACGTGAGCATGTCAGAAGAGttatagaagaaaaagaaaaattgagtTTTGACTTAGAGATGAAGAAAAAGAAACTTGACTCCTGGAGCAAAGAAATAAACAAACGTGAAGCATTAACTGAACGCGAAAGGGAAAAACTTGACGAGGAAAAAAAGAAGGTGGCATATTTCACATTTTTACCAGTCTTATTATTTTTACTTTAGTAGCCATCTAGTTATAAGTCTGTCTTTTGTTTTTCTACCATACCTAATTGAATGTAACATCAAAAGGAACGTAATGATTTTGTTATCTGTGATGATAGACAGATGCTAAGAACTGATTTATTTCAATTTCTCCTGTAGAATGACCTGAAAAATAGTTCACTTGAGTTAGCTTCAATGGAGCAGAAAAAGGCTGATGAAAATGTCTATAGGCTGGTTGAAGAGCAAAAGGTATGATGCGTACATACTCCCTAAAATTgcattagttttttttatatCCGTACCATCACACATAATAGTTAAATTGAACTCTTTCAGAGGGAGAAACAAGAAGCCTTGAATAAAATACTTCAGTTAGAAAAGCAGCTGGATGCTAAGCAGAAGTTGGAAATGGAAATTGAAGAGTTAAAGGGGAAGTTAGAGGTGATGAAGCATCTAGGAAATGAAGATGATGAGTCAGTTCAGAAGAAGATGAAAGAAATGAACGATGAATTACAGGAAAAAGTTGATAATCTGGACGATTTAGAATCTTTAAATCAAACTCTTTTGACTAAGGAGCGTGAGACCAATGATGAGTTACAAGAAGCTCGCAAGGCATTAATTGAGGTACGTTGTTttctaatatattttatttgggCCCTAGATAGTTGATTCACTAGATCATTATTTATTATACCAGTGTTTATAATATTTAGGTGCGTTgtacagaagaaaaaaaatataggtATAGCAGATTCTCGTAATCAGCCAAATTACATTATATTTGTTAATGGATTTTGATGCTATATGGAGTTATTAGAGTGCAAATTGACAACCATGCTTCTTAGGAGATTAGTAGAGAGTTTTATGATCAGTTGTTTATTGAGTAACTGTGTTCATGCTTCTGAaattgttttttgtatttttaacgaTCTCTGACATAGATATATACCTCATATGCTAAATAAGACTACTTTTTTCTTAGGGGTTGCCTGATCTATTAACTGGTCGTAGTAACATTGGAATAAAAAGAATGGGAGATATCGATCAGAAGCCCTTCCTTGACATTTGCAAGCAACGATTTTCTCTGGACGAAGCTCAGGTGCAGGCCTCCACCCAATGCTCCTTGTGGCAAGAAAAACTGAAAAATCCAAGTTGGCATCCATTCAAGGTGGTGACTAGTAATGGGAATCCTGAGGTACTTGCTTTGGCTAACTTGTACGTTTCAACTATGCATGTTGAAGCTTATTGAGAGCAAGCATCTAGTTACTTCTTGGTGTGCATTAGTCTGCGACTCTTTGCATGGATTTGTTTCTTTCTTTGCATGGacttgtttctttcttttcagttcttttgttttattcatcACTGTTGTTGAGTGGGGATGACTTTGTGGCAAA
This genomic interval from Humulus lupulus chromosome 8, drHumLupu1.1, whole genome shotgun sequence contains the following:
- the LOC133796463 gene encoding factor of DNA methylation 1, yielding MIIALPIQQNSVSVFFLQPRKIPIISHSLSPTMDYSSDDESDISESEINDYSDKPYVELRAGKYKVKGPNGTLRCPFCAGKKKQDYKFKDLLQHASGVAKGSANRSAKQKANHLALANYLQAELAKEPDHTQQLVIPRPVPQHTEEVELYVWPWTGIVVNIVSEGKGELTFPDSDHWLAKFAKYKPSKVQTFWNGKDPTAEVIIEFDGDWNGFMSASEFEKKFEKDGFSKKHWINAPEMCRGANIYGWCARAGDYNSEGQIGEYLRKKGKLTTISAIVNEATQNRINVVADLANKIDMTNEDLDELQYKYNEKTMSLSRILEDKDKLHQAFVEETRKMQRSAREHVRRVIEEKEKLSFDLEMKKKKLDSWSKEINKREALTEREREKLDEEKKKNDLKNSSLELASMEQKKADENVYRLVEEQKREKQEALNKILQLEKQLDAKQKLEMEIEELKGKLEVMKHLGNEDDESVQKKMKEMNDELQEKVDNLDDLESLNQTLLTKERETNDELQEARKALIEGLPDLLTGRSNIGIKRMGDIDQKPFLDICKQRFSLDEAQVQASTQCSLWQEKLKNPSWHPFKVVTSNGNPEEIIDEEDENLRNLKDEWGEEIHATVVTALKEMNEYNPSGRYTVPELWNFKEGRKATLKEVIAFSLMNMKKLKRKRAVAW